The Thiothrix subterranea genome has a segment encoding these proteins:
- a CDS encoding CDGSH iron-sulfur domain-containing protein has protein sequence MSDPVIAQKKPCLVELEADKSYWWCTCGRSANQPFCDGSHKGTDFTPMEFTVPESKKYGLCACKHTQKAPFCDATHRNLP, from the coding sequence ATGAGTGACCCCGTTATTGCGCAGAAAAAACCGTGTTTGGTGGAGTTGGAAGCCGATAAAAGCTATTGGTGGTGTACCTGCGGACGTTCGGCTAATCAGCCATTCTGCGACGGTTCGCACAAGGGGACGGATTTTACCCCAATGGAATTTACAGTGCCGGAAAGCAAGAAGTACGGGTTATGTGCGTGCAAGCATACCCAGAAAGCACCATTCTGTGATGCCACGCATCGTAATTTGCCATAA